One genomic segment of Cygnus olor isolate bCygOlo1 chromosome 20, bCygOlo1.pri.v2, whole genome shotgun sequence includes these proteins:
- the SCARF1 gene encoding scavenger receptor class F member 1, translated as MASARPLLCLQLWLWVQGSAQELDPDGRNVCKVDSPPASLVCCPGWKQEGRECTAALCEGEDTCGPDEVCVKPGLCRCKPGFFGADCSSRCPAQYWGPDCKQRCPCHPGGTCEAASGRCTCDPDRWGELCQFPCQCGPHGRCDPLTGACRCEPGWWSPSCKKQCQCNAASSHCDPLTGHCRCLPGWWGRRCSFKCSCNLSPCAQETGKCECKAGFWGPACQRRCDCLHGSCNPLTGHCSCIPGYQGRSCREPCPAGKYGSQCVHSCGSCKRSQPCSPVDGFCLACQPGWNGTLCKERCAAGFHGEGCLQPCPRCRHGDACDAETGSCLHCEPGWMGPSCNSSCPTGTFGDGCRLLCPECVWGSCDPVSGACLCQAGYWGPSCNDTCPEGYFGVNCSSLCQCSRGPCHPVRGDCMLSLDRGALAAAILVPLLLLLLCVVCCCCSASPADARDRAAVPDDDVVARMKHHVQGVLANLSAMMPCFSLGGYKLPKVTVSHHDAEIPFNPSFIESPSAAWVSDSSFSSFDTDNEGPEYSVPPREGVPLLEGTELQDGASSPGEALPDPAAFSSEDVSQPFAIPRTSSIAKAKRPSVSFAEGTKFGAAETPSPGRKPKTPWGMAKLSPTSGDTGDESPTEQPASDGYESPDPLAKGDESHRPSPRATPGGRRRVVSGTRHVAQRVEALEAAAKSGSWDAKGKEPNVTTIYMMVGTAGQDPKAEGGGEGPVQAVLKRLGSLQKGKWASKEDPKVRRSVEAIQKPPRRALAQRGDSANSCKQRESVPGAAGEQRPGKQQHLPGKRQSFPLALALLKGTGAQDGAGDATERGKSLEVALSLETKGQAAPEEEPKYETVSGSEDAPAAPAAT; from the exons ATGGCGAGCGCCCGGCcgctgctgtgcctgcagctgtggctgtgggtgcagggctctgcccaggagcTCGACCCCGACGGCAGGAATGTCTGCAAGGTGGACAG CCCCCCCGCGAGCCTGGTGTGCTGCCCCGGCTGGAAGCAGGAAGGGCGGGAGTGCACGGCCG CGCTGTGTGAAGGGGAGGACACCTGTGGGCCGGACGAGGTGTGCGTGAAACCCGGGCTTTGCCGCTGCAAACCCGGCTTCTTCGGCGCAGACTGCAGCTCCC GCTGCCCCGCGCAGTACTGGGGCCCCGACTGCAAGCAGCGGTGCCCGTGCCACCCCGGCGGGACGTGCGAGGCGGCGAGCGGGCGCTGCACCTGCGACCCCGATCGCTGGGGCGAGCTGTGCCAATTCCCCTGCCAGTGCGGGCCCCATGGCCGCTGCGATCCCCTGACCGGCGCCTGCCGCTGCGAGCCGGGCTGGTGGTCCCCCAGCTGCAAGAAGCAGTGCCAGTGCAACGCCGCCAGCTCGCACTGCGACCCCCTCACCGGGCACTGCCGCTGCCTGCCGGGCtggtggggcaggaggtgcagcTTCAAGTGCTCCTGCAACCTCTCGCCCTGCGCCCAGGAGACGGGCAAGTGCGAGTGCAAGGCTGGGTTTTGGGGGCCGGCGTGCCAGCGGCGCTGCGACTGCTTGCACGGCTCCTGCAACCCCCTCACCGGGCACTGCAGCTGCATCCCCGGGTACCAGGGAAGGAGCTGCCGGGAGCCCTGCCCGGCGGGGAAATACGGGTCTCAGTGTGTGCACAG ctgcgggagctgcaagcgcagccagccctgctcgcCCGTGGACGGCTTCTGCCTGGCGTGCCAGCCCGGCTGGAACGGGACCCTGTGCAAGGAGCGTTGCGCCGCTGGCTTCCACGGCGAGGGCTGTCTCCAGCCGTGCCCCCGCTGCCGACACGGGGACGCCTGTGATGCGGAGACCGGATCGTGTCTGCACTGCGAGCCCGGCTGGATGGGACCCAG CTGCAACAGCTCCTGCCCCACGGGCACCTTCGGGGACGGATGCCGGCTCCTCTGCCCCGAGTGTGTTTGGGGGAGCTGCGACCCCGTGTCGGgtgcctgcctctgccaggctggCTACTGGGGACCCAG ctGCAACGACACCTGCCCGGAGGGGTATTTTGGCGTGAACTGTTCCtccctgtgccagtgctcccgAGGGCCCTGCCACCCTGTGCGGGGCGACTGCATGCTGA GTCTGGACCGCGGGGCCCTGGCCGCTGCCATCCTCgtccctctcctcctgctgctgctctgcgttgtctgctgctgctgcagcgccAGCCCCGCAGACGCTAGAGACAG GGCGGCCGTGCCGGACGACGACGTGGTGGCCAGGATGAAGCACCACGTGCAGGGGGTGCTGGCGAACCTCAGCGCTATGATGCCCTGCTTTTCCCTGGGCGGCTACAAACTTCCCAAAGTCACAG TTTCCCACCACGATGCAGAAATCCCCTTCAACCCCAGCTTCATCGAGTCGCCCTCGGCCGCCTGGGTTTCGgacagctccttctcctccttcgACACTGACAACGAGGGACCCGAGTACTCTGTCCCTCCCAGAGAAG GTGTCCCGCTGCTGGAGGGCACCGAACTGCAGGATGGGGCCTCCTCCCCAGGCGAGGCGCTCCCAGACCCGGCCGCCTTCAGCTCCGAGGACGTCTCACAGCCCTTCGCCATCCCCCGCACCTCCAGCATCGCCAAGGCCAAGCGGCCTTCCGTCTCCTTTGCCGAGGGGACGAAATTCGGTGCGGCGGAGACCCCCAGCCCTGGGCGGAAGCCTAAGACCCCGTGGGGGATGGCCAAGCTGTCCCCCACATCAGGGGACACAGGGGACGAGTCCCCTACTGAGCAGCCGGCCAGCGATGGCTATGAGAGCCCCGATCCCCTCGCCAAGGGGGACGAAAGCCACCGGCCATCACCCCGGGCCACCCCGGGGGGCCGCCGGCGGGTGGTCTCCGGCACCAGGCATGTGGCCCAGAGGGTGGAAGCCCTGGAAGCAGCCGCCAAAAGTGGCAGCTGGGACGCGAAGGGGAAGGAGCCCAACGTCACCACCATCTATATGATGGTGGGAACGGCCGGGCAGGACCCCAAAGCCGAGGGTGGTGGCGAGGGACCGGTCCAGGCTGTGCTGAAGCGGCTGGGGAGCCTGCAGAAAGGCAAGTGGGCCTCCAAGGAGGATCCCAAGGTGCGGAGGAGCGTCGAGGCCATCCAAAAACCACCCCGCCGGGCCCTGGCGCAGCGCGGGGACTCGGCGAACAGCTGCAAGCAGAGGGAGAGCGtcccgggggctgcaggtgagCAGCGCCCCGGCAAACAGCAGCACCTCCCCGGGAAGAGACAGTCCTTCCCGCTGGCATTGGCCCTGCTGAAAGGCACCGGGGCTCAGGATGGGGCTGGCGATGCCACGGAGAGGGGCAAAAGCCTGGAGGTGGCTCTGAGCCTGGAAACGAAGGGCCAGGCTGCCCCTGAGGAAGAGCCCAAATACGAGACCGTGAGCGGCAGTGAGGATGCGCCGGCCGCCCCTGCGGCCACCTGA
- the LOC121057787 gene encoding rab-interacting lysosomal protein, with product MAEPPRGAEPLWQTPPGRLAPPHVYRMASALGAELRRLSGRFGPDAVAGLVPPVVRLLELLEALVAPVAPVTPAGSEGEAPPAGRQDAEDLEQRLWEAERRERALRGRLAHLEEQNQQLLGQLAESQSQEDSTARKEREVMLRLKEVVDKQRDEIRAQAHEIVCKSRDTEALQEQLHRFMSMNEDLRHKVAVVQAQLKSALEKKSDLEAVVVQTQREMNRRSRAASEAPQPKPSPEGEPLPDEEPQPRAVGRSPAHCCFSKEELQQILQERNELKTNLFLVQEELAYYQRELLNEDRVPSFFLDAMKSTIKRQKRKIRAKMLGTAEESASSEEDEGSWLPARSADCVDGQPPESKIRSFFGLWYQGSSKDPPAPSCSGAWELINSPDTQLEMVGESERAAVPHRASPPL from the exons ATGGCGGAGCCTCCGCGGGGCGCGGAGCCCCTGTGGCAGACGCCTCCAGGCCGCTTGGCCCCGCCGCACGTCTACCGCATGGCGAGCGCGTTGGGCGCCGAGCTGCGCCGCCTCTCGGGCCGCTTCGGGCCCGACGCCGTGGCCGGGTTGGTGCCGCCAGTTGTGCGGCTGCTGGAGTTGCTGGAGGCGCTGGTGGCCCCGGTGGCACCGGTGACACCGGCGGGGTCCGAGGGTGAGGCGCCGCCGGCCGGGCGGCAGGACGCGGAG gACCTGGAGCAGAGGCTGTGGGAGGCCGAGCGCCGGGAGCGGGCCCTGCGCGGCCGCCTGGCCCACCTGGAGGAGCAgaaccagcagctcctggggcagctTGCCGAGAGCCAGTCCCAGGAAG ACAGCACGGCGCGGAAGGAACGAGAGGTGATGCTGCGGCTGAAGGAGGTGGTGGACAAGCAGCGGGACGAGATTCGTGCCCAAGCCCACGAGATCGTCTGCAAGAGCCGAGACACGGAGGCG ctgcaggagcaaCTGCACCGCTTCATGTCCATGAACGAGGACCTGCGTCACAAGGTGGCCGTGGTGCAGGCGCAGCTCAAGAGCGCGCTGGAGAAGAAGTCGGACCTGGAGGCCGTCGTGGTGCAAACCCAGAGGGAGATGaacaggaggagcagggctgcctcCGAGGCACCGCAGCCAAAGCCCAGCCCG GAAGGAGAGCCGCTGCCTGACgaggagccccagccccgggccgTGGGCAGGAGCCCCGctcactgctgcttctccaaggaagagctgcagcagatCCTGCAGGAGCGGAACGAGCTCAAGACCAACCTGTTCctggtgcaggaggagctggccTATTACCAGCG GGAGCTGCTGAATGAAGACAGAGTTCCCAGCTTCTTCCTGGATGCAATGAAGTCGACaatcaaaagacagaaaagaaaaatccgAGCCAAAATGCTGGGGACGGCAGAGGAGTCGGCGAGCAG CGAGGAAGACGAGGGCTCCTGGCTCCCGGCTCGCAGCGCAGACTGTGTGGATGGTCAGCCTCCCGAATCCAAAATCAGGAGCTT CTTCGGGCTGTGGTATCAGGGCAGCAGCAAAGACCCCCCCGCGCCCAGCTGCTCCGGAGCCTGGGAACTCATCAACTCGCCTGACACACAGCTGGAGATGGTGGGAGAGAGCGAGCGGGCGGCCGTCCCCCACAGAGCATCGCCGCCCCTCTGA